The genome window GTACTATAGCAATTTCTAAAAGCATCAGCTGAAATAGGAGTCCCATACAAAAGCTACCGTTAGGATACAATCCCCCAGTTCAAGAGCTAGCaatttgaaaagacaaaaataaaatccaagttCGGGTGATGTTAGAACAGATGGGAAAAGTGTGTGGGATGCATGTGACCTAATTGATACCCTCTAAAAATTAACAGTCAtcctttcaaaattaattgTCATGTCTCAGCTAACTATCTCtgatataatttattttgtataattttaaGGGGTTGATTTAGTTCTCATGTGCATTTAATTGTCTGCAGTGCAGGTGTATATAACTGAGCTACATTTAGGATTCAACTCCTTTGCCCATTTATAGACATGCAGTGCCATTTGTGGTATTTTAAAGTATCTTGCCTGAGCACCAGGTGACCATATGTCCTACAAGCCTTGAGTCTTTTTTGTCAGCACCATGCAGATACCAAGGTAATTCAAATTACTTATGTAGAACAAATGAACCCAGCCACCAGCCTCTCCTTGTAGATCCAGAGTTCAATGCTGTTGTTACCACATGGGTGTCTACTCCTATTTCAGATACCCTAATCTATCCCACCTAGGCTCAAGCTGCCACTTCAGAAATATATGATTGTACCCTAGTCCTTATTTTGTATCTACCAGCCTCATACACATCACAGATACTCCAGGACACCTCCTAAGGGCACTAGTGGCTTGTGCTAGGGCAGCTCATACAAGCCGGTGAAGCTAGGTGAAACAAATACCACCTACACTCTAGGTTACATAGTGATCCAGAAAATGAGTCACATTCCCTAATTTTCTTCCACCAGACTACACTgcttcttattttcttcatagctgCTCTGCATTATATTTTTCACTGCTCTCCAAAGTTTTCATTGCTGTTCTCCAGCCCATCTTTATTATTTCAATTctcatttaaaggaaaaaagaacccTTAACTTCCcgttcttttgttttcctcaagtCACATTTTAATGCACCTCGTTGGCTAAACTTCCCACTTGCAAGAGATTTGCAGATGATTCAGGAATGATAAAGTAACACAAACCAGGCATGAGAACCCATGCTTTAGACATGCTTTAAGATCAAAGCTTGAGGGGTCTGTCTGAACAATCATGACATCAATAAAGGTCATGAATAGCTAAGGGAATTTGTTCCACTGGCTTAGAAGCTATCTAAGATGCATCAATCTTGCTATctaacagagagagagaaagaaggaaaaggagttCTGATGTCACCAATATTTCTATGGGGCAAATGCTGGAGCACTTTGTGCCATTGATACCGCTAAAACAAAGGCACTTAAAGCAGTCATTCACTTAGAGTCAGCTCAGTGTCTTCTACAATGGGTTGTTTTTGTGCATTCTTTCCTCTGCTATGAATTTTCAGTCTTAGCCTTCAAGGGCTTGATGCAGGAGACTGCTGTTTCCATCAGGGGAATTTCTGCTGACTTTGTTCCTCTCCCGCATAACTGAAGAATGCATTTAAGAAGTATACATAGAAATTGATTGAGAAAATGTAGCTGGTAAATGGAACCATTCAGTATGACAATATGTTAATTGACCTGGTAATTAGTCTTGGAGAACCAATACTGATGGATCTTATTTATGTTTATCCACCTATAAGATATTGTTGGAAAAGTTTCTGAAACACTCAGACTATTATGTGAATATCAGCTTCTGTTACAAGTTAACCTATTGGAGTACTGTTGCTAAACATAACCATAACAAATGTAATGTAATTTAACACAGTACTTGCAATACTTTTTGGTCCACATTTTTCCAGTGCTAATATTCCTCTGTCTGGGAAAAGCTGACAacattgaaaaatattcttgagATTTTGATTGGCAGTGTCCATACCCCTAATACATTACACACTTTAAACAGATTATATAAATATCTGGGTGATCTTAGGGCAACTATAGCTTACCAACACAAACCATTAATTCTTCACTTTCTGACTTGTTCCCAAATaccaaaaaaatgtaataatgtaGCAGCCAGCTTAGAAGTCCTGCTCATTGCCTGGAAATTTCTGTACTATAAATCACAAAGAATTCACACAAATTTGAACTGCATAAACATATGGAATAAGATTCAGCCACAGAAATTGTCCTACTTCATGTATACACCTACAAAAACTTTTCTAAATACAAAAGGATCTACCTGCTGAAGTCCATAATAATCTAAGAATGCTCACTTTCGAtcacacataaataaaaatgtagccAAACCTGCTCTGACTGATCCAAATAGTATAAACAACGATACTAATCTCTTGAACAAAATCCTGCCCTGTTTTGCAACTGAACAAGGCACAGACAAAAATACAAAGAGGTTACCCCTTTACTGAGAGTCACTTGTCTTTGGAAGACTTTCATATTTGGGAGACCTACAAAAGTTCTCATGGGTAATGAGAGTTAGAGATTActctgtggggcaggaggagcatTTTGCAACTTCTTGCTGCCCTAACTTTCACCTTCATGGGTTTTGCCACCCGGTTAAGGATGTGTGAAATGTTCACCTTTTGTAGTTAATGGCTGTTCTACCCGAATAAAGACCAGTACacaaagccttttttcctctaTCAGATAAGATCTGACCctgcttttgcatttaaaaaaaaaaaaaaaaaaaaaaaagtttacatcCTCTTACTCTGCTTGCAGATCtgaaacactgtattttcaaTTCAACTGCACTAAAGTCATAAAATAACCTGGCACAACCAATAAATTTAGTAAAGCAATACAGTAACACATTCCTGTGCAGTTTCAACAGCACACTTCTGCTCAAAATGATACGTAACACCTGTGGGTGTAAATTTAAAGTTTTATCAGGTTGCTTCTAAAGTTCCATTCAGTCTTCTGCAATGGCATGCAAGAGGCTACCATGCATACAGACATATATTTCTATGGCAACAGTTTATATTCTAGGCTAttcttatttgaaatttttgcaggaaaaaaaatacaactttttttttttttaaagcaactaaACAAGTTATCTGTTCCTTTCCTGTCTgtcctttctgaaaaacagaaatctctTTACTATGATGATCAATACAGGATAAGAAATAACTTAATGTGATGTATATGTCTGATGTTACAATATTCTTCTTAAGttagcaggaaaaaatgcacGTTTTGACACAACATTGATATTATATAAGCTTTCAATGTTAGAACTATTATCACAATAGTTAAGCTCTATCAAAATGAATAAcattgaatattttttgttattgttgttaacACTGCACAGCTAAACATATTTAAGATATTTGCACTACACTTTCCTTCACTACATCCTCAAtcatcccttttctttctcttatcaATCTCTTTGGTTGAATGTAttgttttgataaaaataaCCTTGGAAGTGCTAAACATGCAAATAAGACAAGCATTGTAATTCAAAGCCTGGTAATTATTATATCGTCTTGGAGAGTTCGGTGATCTATGtgtcttaagggtgagtgtctGCAAGATGGAAGAAAGAATCATGTGAATGTTAGAAAATGACATAGAAAGAGAAAGggtcatttttttattttccccaacCTCAGCTTAGAAACAGGTgataaatgcatattttcaaCACCTCAATTGAACTGACATTTTTACTTAAGCGTGCCAACGAACTAGCACTTTGAGGGAAGGAAATGACCAAAGTTACAAGTTTATGCTACTTCTTAATGATGACATCAAAATGATATATTTAGCATTATATTCTCTGGAATGCATGCATGTCTGATCTGTCAGTGATTTGACATCTGTAATTCACTATATATTTTATCTTTACTTCTCTAACAGTGCTTGTAACATAACTATGATTTTTTAGCATGGGATGTATCCTTAATGCTCTCAGTTCTTCAGTTTCATCTCCACGATACCGTGGAGAAGGCAGCACAACTTAGGTAGTCATCTAGGGGTGCACTGGCttattcttaaatgtttttggttttggttttgtttttactatGCCTAACCTAAAGTTGATGGCCTCCTGAGGACAGAAATACTGGCTCAcatgtaaatgcattttttttcttctgaatccGGCAGATTGTACAACGCACAATGGCAAACTAGTGCCTCTACTGCCATCACTTTGTTTTACACAGAATGTCCTGGTAGAACAATCAGTCTAACAAAGAAGTGAGGGGGAATAAAGAAGGGCCCTCAAAATAGGACCGGTTGGTATAGTTAATCAGGACATCCCGTTTTCAGAGCTACACAGCCAAACCTCAAGGTATTTTCTAGGAGACTGCAGACCTTTCCACAGTGATAAGGGATTCTGGAGGAATGAGCTATTCCGCATGTTTAATACTTCATGAACACTCAGGATCAGGCTTCTGCCTCGTTTTTGAGAGTGTATCCGTTGCAATGTGTGTGTCAGTATGTCTGTTTTCTCCTCGCATATCCCAAAGGTGGGAACTTTCTATAAAGCAAACCGAATCAGTATTTGAAGTTTAGCAAGTCCCTTACGgtgttttattctttaaaaggaTTCTCTGCCTGGAGAAAGCCAGAAGCAACGTGACTGAAATTCTCTATACCTCCACTGGGACTCGAGCTGTGAGCTACAAGTGATTTGCAGGGGCGTTCGCCTTTACAGGTTTTACTGGGTTTAGGGGCACTTTTCTTTACAGGAAGGGGAACCAATGCGAGCTGCCCTGAAGTCCAACTGCAGCGCTGCGCCGTGTGTTTCTTCAGTGTTTAATATCAAAGGGTGCAGCTACCCAGAGCAGGGATGGGAAAGTCCCCTCGCTAATTAGTTTTCCCACtcgcagcagcagctgctggagccccGCAGCCGGCAGCGGCCCCGCCTCGCCGCCAGCCCGGCAAGCTGCCTGCCGGCCGGGGGTGCTGACCGGTGAAATCCGGCTCCGGCTTAATGAGAGCCAGCGAGGCAGAGTCAATTAAATCAAATTCCCTCTAACATCCCTAATATATCTGCAGTGTGCAGCAGAGGCGGCGGCAGCGAGAGTCACAGTATTAATAAAGGGATTCACTGTCTTAgtataaaaaatacaataaaagaaaaggaggcgaggcagaggaggaggcaggaaagTTCTGTGTATTATTTATATTGGGGAAGGGGTGAGAGAAGGGTGTTTGTGGCTCTGCGTGTGAATGAATgagaaaagggagggaggaagggagggaaagagagagggagagggagagaaacacacacagaaagcactgaaagGAGGCTCTGTCCCCTAAACCCAAATCACCCACTTGCAAGAACTGATGCTGGAAAAATGGTAAGGACCCGGagttgaaaacattttcactttaatactgaaaaaatatgcCATTATAAAATCCTCAAATAGAATTAGTAAGTTTCACTTGCTTCCTCAGTTCTGGTTTCCTCAAGTTGTAGTAAGATTTACAACAGCACAGAATTTTCTACCATTAAACTTTGCAGCCTAAGCACTAGAGTGACATTAATTGGTCATGCTTAACtgccttggatttttttttttttaatgtttacacTGTTACCATAATAGAAATCAAGGGTACTAATTTTTACATTCAGATGGAAAGGCAATACTGAATATGTatatagaaaaagagaaaaaacaaaagccctcCCCCCAACCCCGAAAAACGAAACACAATCCACCATCAACAAAGCAAACTCTCTCCCAGCAAAGTAATTCCCGcctcaaaagcaaaagaaagggaaaagaaagaaagaaagaaaaaaaatccaatgaGAATATTCATGCAACTATGCCTTAAATAAAacctttacaattttttttccacggTAAAAGTACGATGTCTACTGCCTATTGATCACACAAAAATGGCGAAATGgcactttttattattatactGTATTTCGTATATAGAAGGTTTGATACGAAGGGACTTATCAGGTAAGAGGGATGATGGTGTGAACTAGACGCTGCTTCCAGTCGGGGGCTGGAGCGTCCCTGGGGTGCGTTGTATCCATGCGAGCcatgcagcacttttttttttctttttttttctttttttttcttttttttttttttttccctgtccatTTCTCTGTTTCGGAGTCGGAGTCATTTATTTACATTACATTCATGCCTTCGTGCAACTTTCCACTCCTGCTTTGCAGTCAGGAGGAGACCGACACCCAGCCTTTCCTCCGCtcttccctcagcctttccGGCCCTCTGCCCGGCCTCTCGGAGACGGCTCGGTCCACAAGTGAAGAgggcaaaaaagcaaaataaaccccaacaCAACAGAACAAAAGCCCAACACAACCGGGAGCCGTGCTTCGTCCTGCCGCAGCCGCAGCAAGCGGGTCCTCGCTTGTCCGCTGCTGCCCCGGCAGTGCGCGGGGGATGCGCCCACCGCGCTGGCTGCGCGGAGCTGTGGGGAGGCGCCCCCGCTCCGTGCTCCCCCCGCTGCGCCCTGGGCCTCGGTGCTTGCTCTGGGGGTCGTGAGGAGGggcgtgcgtgcgtgcgtgcgtgtgttCTGCTTCTCACACAAGGTAGCCGAGGTGCAGAGCGGTCCCCAGGCGCCGTTCGCCGCCCCACCGGCCGCAGCGCGCAGGGccggccccgggcggcggccgcccccgccccacccGCCGCCTCAGTCCGACAGGGAGTGGGAGCCGCAGTCGTAAACCCTGTGGGCCCCGTCGGAGCTGTAGGGCCCGTTGTGCCAGTAGGACGAGTCGCAGACCGTCTGCAAGGAGTTGATTTCGGATGCAGAGGAGTTGGCATCCCTCCTCTTGGACCGCTTTCTGTTCCTCAGGATGAACACCAGCATGCCAACAACCGTGAATGCAGAGGTCACAAAAACCAGCAGGagccctggcaccagcaccGAAATAGAGACCCTGCTGGTCTCCAAGTAGGAGTTGGAGTGAGTACCTGTCTCTGTCAACCCGGTGCTGTTTTTGTTAGTAGAAGTTAATGTGGGTGAGATTTTTAACTGAGGGCAAATCACATCGTTGGAGAGGGACTCGAAATCCTCCTTGAAGAAATCTTCAGGGGACTCGCACCTCAGGTCACTCATAATCACCTTGGGGCGCAGCATCTCTGCCCACTGTTTGAAAGGCACGATAGGGCAAGTACAGTCCCATGGGTTCCCATGCAGGTCAATCTGGGTGATGGAGGTGAGCTGGTCCAACACCCCCGCCACTGGGAGGTACATGAAATAGTTGTTGTGTATGCTCAGCTTGGAGAGTGAGACCCCAGCGAACACGTCTACGGGGAGAGACCTCAGCAGGTTGTTGTTGAGGATGAGGACTCTCAGTTTGGGCATTGCATTGAAGGTGCCAGGCATGATCAACTGGATCCCATTAAACTCCACGTTCAGATACTCCAGGTTTTGCAGCCCAGTGAATTTCTCCCGGGACAGGGTGTCTAAATAGTTGCTATCCATGTAGAGCCATCGGAGTTCAAAGAGGTTCTTGAAGGTGTTGTTCTCAACAGTGGCAATGTTGTTGTTGCCCAGATCAAGTAAATTAAGTTTCCGGTAATCCAGAAAGTGGGATTTCCTGATGGTGTGTATTTTGTTGTCTCTTAGAAACAGCTCCTGCACGTTGGAAGGCTTGGGCTTCAAATCCACCAAGCTGCTCACATTCCTGTCATTGCAATTAACCTTTAAACCCGAGCCAGGGATCTGATCACAGCTGCAGATCTGTGGGCAGGACATGGTAGCAGGGAGCTTGCTCTTCGCACTAACTGTtgacacagcagcagtgggtCTGGTCTTGATTTGCCAGTTGACGGGAATCTTTGTACCTCCATTTGGAGCAGATCCTGGTGTGGCAGGGTCTTCTTTGCCATGTATTTTAAAGGGGGTTGGAATGGGACCAGGATCGCAGGTTTCTTCTTCGGCAGGGGGAGCAGCTAGGCTAGAATCCACTCTGTTCTTTTTGCACAGCTCTTGCTCTGTGGTCTCATTTAAATCTTTGCCCTGCAACCTAGTGGGAGCCTCACAAATCACTCTGCCGATCAAAGCATTTTTGGGTATGTTTTCCAGCCATTCCTTCAACGACAGCAGATCGCAAGTGCAGTCCCAGGGGTTATCCTCTAGCAGGATTTCAGCAATGCCTGGGATCTGCTCCAGGACCTCCTCATAAGGCAAGGTTTTAAGACGGTTTCCCCGGAGGTCGAGGTGGGTGATCGGCACATACTGAAACACATTGGGGGGTAAGGTGCTGATGAGATTGTCATTTAAAATCAGAACCTCTAGCTTGTTTAAGTCCCTAAATGCTCCCGGGTCAATATCCCGCAATAGATTAAAATCTGCCTGAAGGTATTCCAGATCGTCCAGCCCCAGGAAAGTCTGCTTCCTGAAGGATTTGATCTTGTTGTTGTTTATGTGCAAGCGTTTCACCAGCTGCAGCCCAAGGAAAGCCCCAGGAACAATCTCATGCAAACCGTTGTTTTCCATGTGCAAACTGACTGCATTGTAAAAGTTAGCAAACTCATTAGGGAACAGTCGAGTCAGGGAATTGCCATGCAGGAATAAATGGTAAAACTGGGAAGTTGGGGCGGTGAAATGTTGCAGGCTGGTAAATCCCTTTTTCTCACAGTCTACGTGCAAATCCCCTTCTATCTCGTTGCAGGCACAGATCTTCTCTTTGCAAACGTCCCCTGTAACGTTTCCAGCAGCGAAACAAAGAGACGTCTCCAGCAACAGAAtccaaagcagcatttttaaacCGAGCAATTCATTCCCGATCTCATCACAAAGTAACAGCAACCATCCTTCTCACACGGAAAGCAATTCCAGTTCATTCAATACATTAAATGTCCGAACCGCCACcaaagggggagagaaaaaaatatgtggggagggggagcagggagggtcGGCGGAGCGGGGGACACAcgctttcttttctcttctctccctctctctccccccccccccccccccgtacaACTGCAACAGCTCAGATTCCAGTCAATATCCACAAACTATCGAGGCACGTACTGCAAGgcacgcaaaaaaaaaaaaaaaaaaaaaaaaaaaaaaaagaagtagaaggaaaaaaaatccccctccTTGATCGCCCTCCCTAACGCCTCCCGGGCAGCTAAGTGGAGGTCTGCCGGCCAGGCTGGCTCACCGGCACGGGAACGGTGCTGCTAGCCACCGGCCGCCGCTGCATGTCAGAAaggcgcgggcgggcggcgctgcGCTGGCCGCGGAGGCTGCCGCTGTGCGCGGCTCCGCGCCGGACTGACCTTGCCGCGCGGCCGCGGAGCCGCGCTCctcgcccgccgcccgccgggcgCTGTCCAGCGCCTCGGTGCTGAAAGCGCGCCCAGCCTAGGCGCTGCCGGCCGAGCCGCCGGCGCTGCGCGGCGCCTGCCCCCGCTGCGGTGCGCGGCTGCCCatgcccgccgccggcccgagcctgccgcggggccggggccgcccgcccgcccgcgccgcgcccTGCCGCCCGCGCTGCCTCCCCTGCTCGCTCGCTcgttcttctttttccttccgCTGCTGCCGAGCCGCACGCTCGCACACACTCACATGCACGCAGAGGGAGAGTTGCTAAGAGGCTCAGCTCGTTTCAACCTGGTGCACTCTGAAAGATCTGACAccctctgctgagctgcagtggCAAAAATCCATCTGCTGAGGgaatgctggagaaaaaaaaaaaatcaatccacGTACAGGGCAAGCGTTAAAAACGTTGGCATTAAAAGCTGTCGATCTATTTAGATGCTTTCTCCTAAATGGattgtttaatttatttcttttattttaagatggaAAGTTTAGCATTCTCCTCCTCCCGACCATTTCCTTATTGCCCTCGTTCACACACACTCACATCTGTACAAGCAGGCGAGGAAGGTGTGCTTGCCTTATTGAATTTCCCAATGGCTTGAACAGAATTACTGTCAGGGTGTCAAGCGAGTAGCAATTTGAGGTAATTATTCTGCACGCCATTTTTATCGTTGCTTTAAAATGCGTTTCTTCCTCCCCTGCAGTCTATAGTGTTTCATGCCAGATTTGGTCTCTTGCTGGCGTTCTCTATGCAGTGTTGAACTGTGGATTATtgcattataaatatatattttcttataaCTTACATGATCACAGAGAAGAAGGGGGGGTAGGGAGGAGGGGATTGCTGCACTGTTAGTGATTCATGCTACCTGTTCCCACAGAGTATAGTGTCTCCCTTAAGGAGGGGAGGGCTGAAACTGACAGTTGTGCATCTTGACGTTCTTATCTATACATAAAAATCTAGAGATGCACGTATGTACATGCACAGATATTTCTCTAGAGATGTTCCTAATGTCCCCGCTCTGGAAATACAATGCCTGCTTCCCTCGaactcccaccccacccccgccgcCCTTTCCAGCTCTCACCCTTCTGACAAAAGAGATTACACAGCGGAAAAATCGGTGCCTGGCCTTAAAGAAAGGAGCCAAGCATACAAAAGTTTCTGCATCATTTGGACGGGTTTCAGACGCCTACGGGGGAAGAACCAGTTGCACCTCTGGTGGTGCAAGTGGAAACCCGCGTTTCCCCCTGCCTTGTCAAATTGCGCTGAgggggaggtggaggaggaagaggaggaggaggtggaggaggagaaggaggaggtggaggaggcggtgggggaggaggaggagaaggaggaggaggaggagcgggAGGAGGCGGGGGCGGGAGAGACAGCCCGGTCGCCGggtgcctcctgcagcccagggctgtaCCTCTCCCGTTCGGCGCCGCTGGTGAACTTTGCGGCACGATGGCAGGGGGGGATGTAACGGCAGGAGTGGGCTGGAGGAGGGTTATTTACAGGAAAAGCCAGGGAGCCATATGGAGCCTGCACCCCCTGGTCCCGGCGGCATGCTAATTTGGTCAAAGCTTTTCCGTGGCCGCCTCTTGCAAGTAAATTAGACATCCTGCCGACAATGACCTTATCAAATTAATGTAATTATAACACAGACAAGTTAGAGTAGTTACCGTAGCCATTTTGGGTCCCCAGGATGAAGACTTGGCCTTTCGGTTCGTTATGGTGTGCAGGGACTAcggaaggaaggggaagagaagggaggaaatgggacaggaggaggaaatgaaacagacaaaaagagaaaaatcctgGCCCTGAAAATCTGCCCAATAAATACAAATGGGCCAGGAGAGATAAAATACCACTGAGACAGAAAGTACCACAAGACATATATTAGTGgtttcattaggaaaaaaaaaaaaaagaaaaaaaaaaaaaaaaagaaaaaaaaggaaggaaacttgGTGCCACAACATTGAGGTGCgttaattaatttttccctaTGGTTTCTTTGACTTTGTCTTTTGGTGGTGTTGGGGGTGGAAGGTGCTAAGCTGGCTGGAAACTTCTGTGGATAAAAAATTCCAGTCTTGAAGTGCAAGGGGAGCCAGAGGCAGGGAAGTCCCCAGGAAACTGagtggagggaagagggagaggcaggggaaaGGGCAAGAGTCAGGGTAGGGGCTGCAGTAGAGGATGCACTCATGGGATATCAGCAACAGTGACAAGATCACCATGAGCAAAGTCCTGGGGGATGAAAGGCTGAAAATCTGGAGCCTGGTGAACACTCACCAAGATGTGGGGCAGGAGGACTAAAGAACTTGTTCTCTTCTCACCTTAGAATAAAGCTTCTGAGCATCTTTAACTTCATGTTATTAGAATTGCT of Falco cherrug isolate bFalChe1 chromosome 2, bFalChe1.pri, whole genome shotgun sequence contains these proteins:
- the SLITRK1 gene encoding SLIT and NTRK-like protein 1, which translates into the protein MLLWILLLETSLCFAAGNVTGDVCKEKICACNEIEGDLHVDCEKKGFTSLQHFTAPTSQFYHLFLHGNSLTRLFPNEFANFYNAVSLHMENNGLHEIVPGAFLGLQLVKRLHINNNKIKSFRKQTFLGLDDLEYLQADFNLLRDIDPGAFRDLNKLEVLILNDNLISTLPPNVFQYVPITHLDLRGNRLKTLPYEEVLEQIPGIAEILLEDNPWDCTCDLLSLKEWLENIPKNALIGRVICEAPTRLQGKDLNETTEQELCKKNRVDSSLAAPPAEEETCDPGPIPTPFKIHGKEDPATPGSAPNGGTKIPVNWQIKTRPTAAVSTVSAKSKLPATMSCPQICSCDQIPGSGLKVNCNDRNVSSLVDLKPKPSNVQELFLRDNKIHTIRKSHFLDYRKLNLLDLGNNNIATVENNTFKNLFELRWLYMDSNYLDTLSREKFTGLQNLEYLNVEFNGIQLIMPGTFNAMPKLRVLILNNNLLRSLPVDVFAGVSLSKLSIHNNYFMYLPVAGVLDQLTSITQIDLHGNPWDCTCPIVPFKQWAEMLRPKVIMSDLRCESPEDFFKEDFESLSNDVICPQLKISPTLTSTNKNSTGLTETGTHSNSYLETSRVSISVLVPGLLLVFVTSAFTVVGMLVFILRNRKRSKRRDANSSASEINSLQTVCDSSYWHNGPYSSDGAHRVYDCGSHSLSD